A part of Limibacillus halophilus genomic DNA contains:
- the cofD gene encoding 2-phospho-L-lactate transferase codes for MTGGRILALCGGVGGAKLAHGLAVTVPADKLSIMVNTGDDFEHLGLHISPDVDTVLYTLSGRANKTLGWGRGDETWSFHETLGELGLETWFRLGDRDLALHVERTRQLRSGVSLSDVTAALATRLGVGPRILPMSDQRLSTVVHTASGPLAFQEYFVREGCAPVVEALTYWGAEAAAPSPKALDLLNDDGLEAVVICPSNPFLSIAPMLAMPSFRDALAKCRAPVVAVSPLVGGDAVKGPLAKIMHELGLPRTQRSLVEYYGDLVDCWVVDNRDTVEARGIPLPVLVAKTVMHDEASRAHLAAEVLEFVLSLPRGGGES; via the coding sequence ATGACCGGAGGGCGTATATTGGCCCTATGCGGCGGTGTCGGCGGCGCAAAACTGGCTCATGGCCTTGCTGTGACGGTGCCAGCGGACAAGCTCTCGATCATGGTCAACACCGGCGATGATTTCGAGCATCTCGGGCTGCACATCAGCCCGGACGTCGATACGGTCCTCTATACACTTTCCGGGCGCGCCAATAAGACGTTGGGCTGGGGGCGTGGCGACGAGACCTGGAGTTTTCATGAAACCCTTGGGGAGCTTGGACTGGAGACTTGGTTCAGGCTCGGAGATCGGGATCTTGCGCTCCATGTGGAGCGGACGCGCCAACTGCGATCCGGCGTGAGTCTAAGCGACGTTACAGCGGCGCTTGCAACGCGGCTGGGAGTGGGCCCGCGCATTCTTCCCATGAGTGATCAGCGCCTCTCGACGGTGGTCCATACTGCTTCCGGACCGCTTGCATTCCAGGAGTATTTTGTTCGGGAAGGCTGTGCGCCAGTGGTAGAGGCCCTGACCTATTGGGGAGCCGAAGCGGCAGCACCTTCACCCAAAGCGCTTGATCTGCTTAATGACGATGGGTTGGAGGCAGTGGTGATCTGTCCGTCGAATCCGTTCCTCAGTATCGCGCCGATGCTCGCGATGCCGTCGTTCCGAGATGCGCTTGCGAAGTGCCGCGCCCCGGTAGTGGCTGTTTCGCCGCTTGTCGGTGGTGACGCTGTCAAGGGGCCTCTGGCGAAGATCATGCACGAGTTGGGCTTGCCGCGAACTCAACGGTCGCTCGTGGAGTACTATGGCGACCTCGTAGACTGCTGGGTGGTGGACAACCGTGACACGGTGGAAGCCAGAGGGATACCACTGCCGGTTCTGGTGGCCAAAACTGTCATGCATGACGAAGCGAGTCGCGCCCATCTGGCGGCAGAAGTACTCGAATTCGTGTTGTCCCTGCCACGCGGTGGAGGTGAGTCATGA